One part of the Gloeocapsopsis sp. IPPAS B-1203 genome encodes these proteins:
- a CDS encoding PAS domain S-box protein, producing MQPVQSTQQNQEIQQDSSVAVDTAIFFELSTDLLCVISWDGTLKKVNSAFGKTLGYLAAQLQQQKFIDLVHPEDQDKTLAAIAQSQISDGTASCENRYRCDDGSYKLLEWNVRFEVKTGLIYAIAREGANNSTIDTALYRTLARNLPKAAVFLFNHDLRYELCEGQEIASMGFTQATLTGKTIWEALPPECCAEVESLYRATLTGQEIVTEMICCGHAYAVHTVPVCNEQQEIVAGMAILQNIDERKQNEETVRRQIGEIEAIYTSAPIGLCFLDTDLRYVRVNDRLAEINGIPAAEHIGKSIEELLPELGELQAQLFAQVIQTGVPILDVELHGTTPAQPGIERDWLVSYYPLRDRDNYILGINIVVQEITQPKQQAAELKERERQLTTILSNTPDVICRYSKDFRYLYISPAAERIVGISTNQFIGKTNAEIGMPETYTKTWENLIREVLTTGHQQTLEFNFSYASKTWHFYSIFIPEFASDGSAESVLVVSRDVTERRQAEESLAKSQDWLQLSQQAGHIGAFVWDMTTGDIVWTQQLEILYGLTPGSFGGTYEHWRQQVHPEDLAQIEQSLQEKMQTRSEEWQGDFRIFHAQTGEMRWIAAKSRFFYDSGQPIRMIGVNLDISDRKHTEVALRESELNYRMLADTMPQLFWTTLPDGYHEYYNQRWYDYTGLTLEETKGTGWNHVLHPEDQQRSWEVWSESLRTGKNYEIEYRFRRYDGEYRWFLGRAFPLRDCNGHIMRWFGSCTDIHDQKIALEERDRAVERERTARSQAEAANRIKDEFLAVLSHELRSPLNPILGWAKLLLSRKFDEETTRKALQTIERNAQLQTRLIEDLLDISRILRGKLSLNITQVNLVTIVEAALETVRLAAEAKAINLHFIIASARDREFQMTGDAARLQQIIWNLLTNAVKFTPNGGRVEVKLDYVFSGLNYELGNSTTQNSQRCVQIQISDTGKGIAPEFLAHVFDYFRQADSSITRKFGGLGLGLAIVRHLAELHGGSVKADSQGEGKGATFSVTLPLPETDIGNASLSNNTHDNDSDLPLLGIRALIVDDEADMRELLVVTLEQYGAQVTAAASASEVLEQLPQAYQILISDIGMPNIDGYTLMRQIRTLPIEQGGSILAIALTAYAGETDQQAAIAAGFNRHLAKPVEPAKLLATIINLLSKS from the coding sequence ATGCAGCCTGTCCAATCAACACAGCAAAATCAAGAAATTCAACAGGATAGTTCTGTAGCTGTAGATACAGCCATTTTCTTTGAACTTTCTACAGATTTACTGTGTGTCATTAGCTGGGATGGTACGTTGAAGAAGGTAAATTCAGCTTTTGGTAAGACATTAGGATATTTAGCTGCCCAATTACAGCAGCAGAAGTTTATAGACTTGGTTCATCCTGAAGATCAAGATAAGACACTTGCAGCGATCGCTCAAAGTCAAATAAGTGATGGCACAGCATCTTGTGAGAATCGCTACCGCTGTGATGATGGTTCGTATAAACTCTTAGAGTGGAATGTCCGTTTTGAAGTAAAGACAGGATTGATTTACGCAATCGCCCGCGAAGGTGCAAATAATTCCACTATAGATACGGCACTCTATCGCACCTTAGCACGCAATCTTCCCAAAGCTGCTGTCTTCTTATTTAACCATGATTTGCGTTACGAGCTATGCGAGGGTCAAGAAATAGCCAGCATGGGCTTTACTCAAGCTACATTGACAGGAAAAACCATTTGGGAAGCATTACCACCAGAATGTTGTGCAGAAGTTGAGTCATTGTATCGCGCAACACTCACAGGACAAGAAATTGTGACTGAAATGATTTGTTGCGGTCATGCTTACGCCGTACATACTGTACCTGTGTGTAACGAACAGCAGGAAATTGTTGCAGGGATGGCGATCCTCCAAAATATTGATGAACGCAAGCAAAATGAGGAAACGGTACGACGACAAATCGGAGAAATTGAAGCAATTTATACCTCCGCACCAATTGGATTATGTTTCTTAGATACTGACTTGCGTTATGTGCGCGTCAACGATCGCTTAGCCGAAATTAATGGTATCCCAGCAGCAGAACACATCGGTAAATCTATTGAGGAACTCTTACCTGAACTAGGCGAATTGCAAGCACAATTGTTTGCACAAGTGATTCAAACTGGAGTACCTATTTTAGATGTGGAATTACATGGTACTACTCCAGCGCAACCAGGAATTGAGCGTGATTGGTTAGTGAGTTACTACCCACTACGCGATCGCGATAACTATATTCTTGGTATCAATATTGTTGTTCAAGAAATTACACAGCCCAAGCAACAAGCTGCTGAACTCAAAGAACGAGAACGACAGCTAACAACAATTTTATCAAATACTCCCGATGTGATTTGCCGTTACAGTAAGGACTTTCGCTATCTTTATATTAGTCCTGCTGCTGAACGAATTGTCGGGATTTCAACAAACCAATTTATTGGTAAAACAAATGCAGAAATAGGGATGCCAGAAACATACACTAAGACTTGGGAGAATCTGATTAGAGAAGTTTTGACAACAGGTCATCAACAAACCTTAGAGTTTAACTTCTCCTATGCATCTAAAACGTGGCATTTCTACTCAATATTTATTCCAGAATTTGCATCTGACGGTTCAGCTGAATCAGTACTCGTTGTCAGTCGTGATGTCACCGAACGTCGTCAAGCTGAAGAATCCTTAGCGAAAAGTCAAGATTGGTTGCAACTTTCCCAACAAGCAGGACATATTGGTGCTTTTGTTTGGGACATGACGACAGGAGATATTGTTTGGACGCAACAGCTAGAAATTCTGTATGGGTTAACTCCTGGTAGCTTTGGCGGTACTTACGAACACTGGCGACAACAAGTTCACCCAGAGGACTTAGCGCAAATTGAGCAAAGTTTGCAAGAGAAAATGCAGACTCGCAGTGAAGAGTGGCAAGGAGATTTTCGGATTTTTCACGCTCAAACTGGGGAAATGCGCTGGATTGCTGCTAAAAGTCGCTTTTTCTATGATTCTGGGCAGCCAATACGGATGATTGGTGTCAATCTTGATATTAGCGATCGCAAACATACAGAAGTTGCGTTACGTGAAAGCGAACTGAATTACCGGATGTTGGCAGATACAATGCCACAGTTGTTTTGGACAACGCTACCCGATGGCTACCACGAATACTACAATCAACGCTGGTACGATTATACCGGATTGACGTTAGAGGAAACCAAAGGGACTGGCTGGAATCACGTGTTGCATCCTGAGGATCAACAACGCAGTTGGGAAGTCTGGAGTGAGTCGCTGCGTACAGGGAAGAATTATGAAATTGAATATCGCTTTCGCCGCTATGATGGGGAATACCGTTGGTTTTTAGGAAGAGCATTTCCTTTACGCGATTGCAATGGACACATTATGCGCTGGTTTGGTTCGTGTACTGATATTCACGATCAAAAAATTGCCTTAGAAGAACGCGATCGCGCCGTAGAACGCGAACGAACCGCAAGATCGCAAGCTGAAGCAGCGAACCGAATTAAAGATGAGTTTCTAGCAGTACTATCACACGAGTTGCGATCGCCACTCAATCCAATTTTAGGTTGGGCAAAACTTCTTCTCAGTCGAAAATTTGATGAAGAGACAACGCGCAAAGCTTTACAAACAATCGAGCGCAATGCACAATTACAAACACGCCTGATTGAAGACTTACTAGATATCTCGCGAATCTTACGCGGTAAGCTGAGCTTAAACATCACGCAAGTTAACTTAGTCACAATTGTAGAAGCCGCACTCGAAACTGTACGACTCGCGGCAGAAGCGAAAGCGATTAACTTACACTTCATCATTGCATCGGCACGCGATCGAGAGTTCCAGATGACTGGAGATGCAGCGCGGTTGCAGCAAATTATTTGGAATCTCCTCACGAATGCAGTCAAGTTCACCCCCAATGGTGGGCGCGTTGAAGTCAAGCTGGATTATGTGTTCTCAGGTTTGAATTATGAATTGGGGAATTCTACAACTCAAAACTCACAAAGATGTGTGCAAATTCAAATCAGCGATACTGGTAAAGGAATTGCACCTGAATTTCTCGCCCATGTATTTGATTATTTCCGTCAAGCTGATAGCAGCATTACGCGAAAATTTGGTGGACTAGGGTTAGGACTTGCTATTGTACGTCATTTAGCTGAACTGCATGGTGGTTCAGTCAAAGCTGATAGTCAAGGCGAAGGTAAAGGCGCAACATTTAGCGTCACGCTACCGCTACCAGAAACAGATATAGGAAATGCAAGCTTAAGTAATAACACGCATGACAATGACTCTGATCTCCCACTATTGGGAATACGAGCATTAATTGTAGATGACGAAGCGGATATGCGCGAATTACTTGTTGTAACTTTAGAACAATATGGCGCGCAAGTTACTGCTGCTGCATCAGCAAGTGAAGTCTTAGAACAGTTACCACAAGCCTATCAGATTCTCATTAGTGATATCGGAATGCCCAACATAGATGGCTACACACTAATGCGGCAAATTAGAACCTTACCAATTGAACAAGGAGGATCAATACTTGCGATCGCCTTAACTGCTTATGCTGGCGAAACCGATCAACAAGCAGCGATCGCCGCTGGATTTAATCGACATTTAGCAAAACCCGTTGAACCTGCTAAGTTGTTAGCAACTATTATCAATCTATTAAGCAAATCATAA
- a CDS encoding DUF29 family protein, protein MEELFTLKELLLQGDVKGALAIVEELEEMSRDDKISAISSYAVILLLHLIKQHAEKRSTRSWEVSIRNSIWMIEKKNKRRQAGGYYLPPENVRIALEEAYPAAIDCAALEVEEGRYQPDELAKIVNREEILQQAMTLILAQDL, encoded by the coding sequence ATGGAAGAATTATTTACACTCAAAGAATTGCTATTACAAGGTGATGTTAAAGGAGCATTAGCAATTGTTGAAGAACTTGAAGAAATGAGTCGCGATGACAAAATTAGTGCAATCAGTAGTTATGCAGTCATTCTTTTGCTTCATCTTATCAAACAACATGCCGAAAAGCGTTCTACGCGCTCGTGGGAAGTTTCAATTCGTAATTCAATTTGGATGATCGAGAAAAAGAATAAACGTCGCCAAGCAGGTGGTTATTACTTACCACCAGAAAATGTACGTATTGCTTTAGAAGAAGCTTATCCAGCAGCAATAGATTGCGCTGCTTTAGAAGTTGAAGAAGGACGTTATCAACCGGATGAATTAGCAAAAATAGTTAATCGAGAAGAGATTCTACAGCAAGCAATGACACTCATCTTAGCTCAAGATTTATGA
- a CDS encoding alpha/beta hydrolase, translating into MKINLNQLINQLTESTSIELAKNIKFQAIATPLTAQAITTAYVHQGNSDQPILLLHGFDSSVLEFRRLLPLLAAKNNTWAVDLLGFGFTERANLTFSPSAIKNHLYCFWKALIDRPVILVGASMGGAAAIDFTLTYPEVVQKLVLIDSAGFSAGSAMGKLMFPPLDRLATEFLRNPRVRNSISRAAYKNKSLASVDAQLCAALHLNVPGWNQALIAFTKSGGYTSFKDKLTQIQQPTLILWGEDDRILGIKDANQFQQAIAHSKLIWIKDCGHVPHLEQPQITAEHILNFITEQRN; encoded by the coding sequence ATGAAAATTAATTTAAATCAGCTAATTAATCAACTTACTGAATCAACATCAATTGAGCTAGCAAAAAATATTAAATTTCAGGCGATCGCCACTCCCTTAACTGCACAAGCAATTACTACAGCTTATGTTCATCAAGGTAACAGCGATCAACCAATTTTACTTTTGCATGGCTTTGATAGTTCTGTATTAGAATTTCGTCGTTTACTACCGTTATTAGCAGCTAAAAATAACACTTGGGCGGTCGATTTATTAGGTTTTGGCTTTACTGAACGCGCCAATCTTACTTTCAGTCCAAGTGCTATTAAAAATCATTTATATTGTTTCTGGAAAGCTTTAATTGATCGACCTGTTATCTTAGTTGGTGCATCAATGGGAGGTGCAGCAGCAATTGACTTTACACTAACTTATCCAGAGGTTGTGCAAAAATTAGTATTAATAGATAGTGCAGGGTTTAGTGCCGGTTCTGCAATGGGAAAACTCATGTTTCCACCATTGGATCGATTGGCGACAGAGTTTTTACGCAACCCGCGAGTACGCAATAGTATTAGTCGTGCTGCGTATAAAAATAAAAGCTTAGCTTCAGTTGATGCTCAATTATGTGCTGCATTGCATTTAAATGTGCCTGGATGGAATCAAGCTTTAATTGCTTTTACAAAAAGTGGTGGTTACACGTCTTTTAAAGACAAATTGACGCAAATTCAGCAACCAACGCTGATTTTGTGGGGAGAAGACGATCGCATTTTAGGCATCAAAGATGCTAATCAGTTTCAACAAGCGATCGCACATAGTAAACTTATTTGGATTAAAGACTGCGGTCATGTACCGCATCTTGAACAACCCCAGATTACTGCTGAACACATTCTAAACTTTATAACTGAGCAAAGGAATTGA
- a CDS encoding MOSC domain-containing protein, with protein MSSIITQLFVHPVKGLTPQAETQVTLQAGHGVLGDRAFALMYDTSASSNSHVVPWMQKRNFAMQCDLPGLAALDCYYDFKTELLTIKHKGKELLIAKTNSEERNLISVFFTGYLATELKLPLRLVGENDGKTRYPDRHTAHVSLINQATLDQLSDIARQPVDIQRFRPNIVFKGIPAWAEFDWIGQVFQLGSVQIEITAPINRCLNIDVNPKTGEQDLPLLSLLQQHFHHRQTGVLAKVITSGIVTVGDRLQPLNLN; from the coding sequence ATGTCAAGTATTATTACACAGTTATTCGTTCATCCTGTTAAAGGACTAACACCGCAAGCCGAAACTCAAGTTACCTTGCAAGCAGGACATGGAGTATTAGGCGATCGCGCTTTTGCTTTGATGTACGATACTTCTGCATCATCCAACTCTCATGTTGTCCCGTGGATGCAAAAGCGCAACTTTGCAATGCAATGCGATCTACCTGGATTAGCAGCTTTGGATTGTTACTACGATTTTAAAACTGAATTATTAACGATTAAACACAAAGGTAAAGAGTTACTTATCGCCAAAACAAATTCTGAGGAACGTAACTTAATTAGTGTATTTTTTACGGGTTATCTTGCAACCGAGTTAAAATTGCCGTTACGGCTAGTTGGTGAAAACGATGGAAAAACTCGTTACCCCGATCGCCACACAGCACACGTATCACTAATTAATCAAGCAACGTTAGATCAATTAAGCGATATTGCTAGACAGCCAGTTGATATACAACGCTTTCGTCCTAATATTGTCTTTAAGGGTATACCAGCATGGGCAGAGTTTGATTGGATAGGACAAGTGTTTCAATTAGGTTCTGTACAAATCGAAATTACTGCCCCTATAAATCGCTGTTTAAATATTGATGTAAATCCTAAAACAGGAGAGCAAGATTTACCGTTACTTTCGCTATTACAACAACACTTTCATCACAGGCAGACAGGAGTTCTTGCCAAAGTCATTACAAGCGGTATAGTAACCGTTGGCGATCGCTTGCAGCCTTTAAATCTTAATTAA
- a CDS encoding CsbD family protein — protein MSIENRAEAVAKNVEGKLQEAVSEITGNTKDKAEGQAKQEEAATIHAIEDAKDAMKDTIDKV, from the coding sequence ATGAGTATTGAAAATCGGGCAGAAGCAGTTGCTAAGAATGTAGAAGGAAAGCTTCAAGAAGCTGTGAGTGAAATTACAGGTAATACTAAAGATAAAGCAGAAGGTCAAGCAAAGCAAGAGGAAGCTGCAACTATCCACGCGATTGAAGATGCCAAAGATGCAATGAAGGATACAATTGACAAAGTATAA